In the genome of Gorilla gorilla gorilla isolate KB3781 chromosome 22, NHGRI_mGorGor1-v2.1_pri, whole genome shotgun sequence, the window CTGGGGGATGTGCACATCAGCAACTGGACTCCTGGCCTGAGCTGAGGCCTCAGCAGGCCAGGCGGGAGCACGCGGGGCGGCAGAGGAGGGACACGCAGGAGGCCGGGCGGCAGCAGCTGGCCTGGCAGGAAGACACAGGGGCACAGCAGGAGGAGATGGGCACGCAGCAGGCAGGCCTGCATACAGGGCGGCAGAGGAGGGACACGGAGGAGGAGGGTCTGCAGCAGGAGGTGGTGCAGCAAGCCGGCTGGCAGCTAGACTGCTGGCAGCATGAAGAGGAAGCCCCAGAGCAGACAGGCACACAGCAGATGGGCTTGCAGCAGACAGACTTGCAACAGACAGGCACGTAGCAGGACTGCTGGCAGGGGGAGGAGGTGCAGCAAGCTGGCTGGCAGCTAGACTGCTGGCAGCATGAAGAGGAATCCTCAGAGCAGGTGGGCACACAGCACACGGGCTTGCAGCAGACAGGCACACAGCAGGACTGCTGGCAGGAGGAAGAGGCACAGCAAGTTGGCTGGCAGCTAGACTGCTGGCAGCATGAAGAGGAATCCTTAGAGCAGGTAGGCAGGCAGCACACAGGCCTGCAGCAGACGGGCACACAGCAGGCCTGCTGGCAGGGGGAGGAGGCGCAGCAAGCTGGCTGGCAGCACGAGGGCATGCAGGAGCTGGTGCAGCCTGATTGGCAGGGGCTGGGCTCACAGGCCACCTGGCAGCAGGGGCTGGACACACAGCTCACTGGGGTGCAGACCAGGGTCAGGCAGGGGGCCGGGGCGCAGCAGCTGGGGGTGCAGCAGGGGGGCTCACAGCAGCTCTCTGGGCAGTCGTCCACTCGCCAGGAGTCGGAGCAAGCGCTGGAGCAGACGGACATGGTGGACGCGGCCATGCTGGGGTGGGGAAGAGGTGagctgggagctgggggaggtgtgagtgtgtgagtgtgtcagtgagtgtgtgagtgagtgtgtgagtgagtgtgtgagtgtgtgagtgagtgagtgagtgagtgagtgaggtgCTCAGGGCTGTGGGGCTTTTAAATCCCTCCCTGGCGTGTGTTGTCCAGACAGGAGGCTCCACAAGCTTCTCTTCCTTGTTGGTGTTTAGAGCTGGTGGCTGGAGATGCGTCATTCGTGCTggtttatctgtttgtttttccCTCATTAAACTTGTGTGTATGTTGCAGGGCTGTGTTTCTTCATCGGTTCTTATTTTAGCCCCAGAAATGTGGTGGAAAATATTTCAAGCAAACTTTTGTTGAGTAGAGGTTTTAGAGATGAAGACTTCTCTAAAGGGAGGAATTCTAGTTTCACCTATCCTGTGTTTGGACTGATTggatatattttattacttttagcatattaaaatataaataggtaGAAAAATATGCATTTCTTATAAAATGCCGCTGGCACAGAGGGTACGATGAAGCTAAGTGGCCCTCCCTTCAACCCCTTGTGCCTCGTAAGGGGAATGCTCAGAGATTCGGTATCTGGTGGATCTGTGCTTTATCCTTGTCTCTTCAGCTCTTCCATGCCACCCTCAGAGccctctttctgttttatttgaagCTGCGCTCTgggttttctccatttttatttcctcatgGTGACAGATCAAGTACTTTTTCACATACAGTGATTTTAGGACATACattttaagatttctttcttGTCTAAAAATGTACTCAACTTTACCCTCACACTTATATGATAGTTTAGCTGGGTATATAATTCTAGTTTTAAAtcagaatattataaataataacaaaaaatctgttttctcaaAATGATGAACCTGTGTCACCATTTTTCTGTAGTGTCCAGCATTGCTGATGAGAGACTGAGGTTggtcatttgtcattttttatagtttgtctctctctctccgtttAACTCTCTGGGaacatttggttttctttttattcttcttttgtttctatgtgtgtgcattattttactttctgtggTTAGAATTCATTGAGCCTTTCAATGTGGAGACTCAGGAAGTGTTTTGCGCTCTTAAAAATAACTCTTATCTCTCGAGGTCTTTCCTTTTGTGACTTTGATTTTGTCTCACgataaatgaaatacatttttggctcactgtaatgatgttatgttgagcatttaaacatttttccccTCATTTCACTAGACATCAGTTAAGCTCTGCTCATTGGTGGCAGTTCATTTGATTTTTTGAGTAAAAGACTATTTTATTCTAGGGCATTGGGCTCCTGATCCAGTTTAAATTCTAATTTGTTTccatctgtttctcttttctacaaatatataaagGATTTTACAGAGCCTCCCTTTTTGTTAGAcagttttgattttaatttttataactctTTGAATATCCTTTCAGTGATTATTAGTAGAGGTTGTGCAAGAACTGTGTGCTTAACCCACTTTCTGGGACTGAAGGACTCGATGCTCCTTTCAGGAAATGACAGGAAAGCCAGGAAGGCTAGGATGACATCATATCAGCGGGTGTGCTACAGACATGCACGGCGCAGGTGCGGTCTCCACATCGGCCACCGTGTGAGGGGTGACTCTGCAGCCCATTTTGACAGTTGCAGAAATCATGAGAGAAGATAAGTAACCTTGAAAGAGGACAGCTGGCCGGCAGTGAACCTGACAACCGCGAGCTCTCACTCCTTTCCCTCATGGCCATAAATGGCTCCGTTCCGTCACACAGCTCCCAGAAGAGTGCGTGCTTCCTGagtggcaggcagggagggaggtggtCCTGAGCCAGCGGGATGTGGTAAGGCTGACATGGCTTCTGGGACAAGCCCTGGGGCCTGTATGATAATTTGCTTTAGTTTTCCCATCGCTATCTCTGGCAGCCTCCTTAATCAAATGGGTGTAGTGATTCCTCCTCTCTTTATTCCTATTTGTGATCCATGCCCTCTGTCGCTCCCTTCTCCTGGTGTCTGGACCACCCATCACTGTCTGAAGTGTCTTTCCACAGTCATTGCTGTGCCCACAACAGCTCCAGGGTCTCAGTGTGCCTGATCTAAGTCCACGCCCTGCGCTCAGTGGAGACGTGTCTTTTTGGATCATGGAAATTTTCACTGGGGGCCACCATGGCAGTTTCCACGGACAATCGAATGATCacaccaatttctttctttctctctttctttctttctctttctttcttttcttctttctttctttcttttttgatacatagtctcactctgtcacccaggctggagtgcagtggtgccgcaggccccacctcccgggttcaagcgattctcctccctcagcctcccgagtagctgggattacaggtgtgtgccaccacatccagctatttttctttctttctttctttctttttttttgtatttttagtagagatggggtttggccattttggccaggctggtctcgaacttgtggcctcaagtgatccatccgttTCGGTCTCCCAAAAGTGCaggcattacagatgtgagccactgcacccggccagatcaCATCATTTCTTAAATCAAGCAGACACTCTGGGGATCTGAGTGAGCTGAGCTGCAGGGATTAAACggccctggctgggggagggaggtgctGGGAGGGGATGTGAGTCTGGAGGGCAGGGTGGCCGACGGCCGTGTCTTCTGCAAGTGACACACATTTGGattcttcttttccaaaatgtagtcttttgttttatttgactCCCTTTCGTCGTGGCTGGCTGCCCAGCACAGCTCTGGAGACGTGATGACAGCAGCCCTCTGGTCTTGTTTCCAAAGTTAACAGAAGCACCTCCCGCAGCTCCGCACTAAGCCGGTGTTGGCTGCTTTGTCACACAGCCTTGGTCTCGTGCATGCAGTGTTTTTTCACTCTAGTTTACCAAGAATTTTGCCTCAGGCTTTTAAAGAAGGAGTGAGTTtgttcatgtatgtgtgtgtgtgaatgtgtgtgtattatcTACTGAGAGTTCCAGTggcttttctgcttctattttaTGAGTATAGTTAATGATACCCTTTGTAACTTGAGTGATATACATTACTTGATAATGGCTCATTATCCCTttttccccagctttattgagatgtaattgaCAAATAAGAATTATATAAATTCAGGATGTCTTGATACATGTACACATTGTGTGATGATTACCACggtcaagctaattaatatgtcCATCACCCATGCAGTTACCTTTATTTTGTGATGAGACATTTAAGATGGACTCTTAGAAGATTTCGGTGTTACTATGTTGCGTTCTGTGTTACAGTCAACTGTCCCCATGCTGCACATGAGGTTTCCAGAACTGACTCATCCTGCACAGCTGAAGCTGTATCCTGTCATCAACATCAGAGTGGATGAAGCATACAGTTCTTGCACACCTGTATTAATAATTGCTGGAAGGATATTTAAAgagttataaaaaatgaaaactcccTGCACCCCCGCCCCTGTGAACCCCCACTCTACTCTCTGCTTTGCCGAGCTtggcttttttagattccacatataagcgAGGtctgcagtatttgtctttctgtggcctCGGTCACTTCACCTAGCATAGTGTGtgcaggttcatccatgttgccacagaTGACAGGATCTCCctcctttctatggctgaatcGTATTCCGTCGTGCATatacactgcattttctttatccactcatctgctgatgggcacttatgttgcttccatatcttggctgttgtgactagtgctgcagttagcatggcagtgtaggtatctctGAGATCTGGCTTTAATTTGTCTTGTATATACAAGATTGCtcatcatgtggtagttctatttttaatttgctgaggagCTTTgatactgtcttccataatggctgcatgTAACGGCTTAGTTTTTCTTTAACATAGGCACATAGAAgctctttatctttttaaatgggATTGATTTAcagtcctctctccctctctctctctctcacacacaattattcctggttttggcatcagggtcTCACCAGTCTTATATTAGAGGAATCCAGAAGatctctgtcttcttctgagctctggAATATTTCAAGTATCACAGGAAGCTCTTATATTGAAGGCTGACGATATACACCTTTAAAACATCTGAGTCTGCCTTCTGAAGAATATCTTTCAATACCATTTCCATATTTTCCTGGACATCATtgtattaaaattttcattttgttattcagtgttggtaatttatattttttagaacacagtacatttcatttatattttcaaattttaggaTAAACATACCCATGCTACTTTCttttacataaaaacaaaaatctctgaaTCTGTGGGCATGTTTCTTTTTCAATCTTTAATGTCTGCTTATTTTTATtagactgtatttttattttctttaggtttTCCTTGATGAGCATCTGCGGATTTTTGTGGACATTTGAAAAGAGGGGGTCGTGTTCCTTCTTGTTAGAGATTGTTGAGTAAAAGTTTCAGAAAGCGTCATGGGTGGTAAACTTTCTGGATTCCTGTTGTTTAAGAACAGCCCTCCTGCTGACACCTGCCACAGCAGAGTCTAGGTGCAGAATTTCCTCCCTCCACCTTAGTAGAGGTTGGGCCACCAATGTGTCTCAGATTTGCATAACTTTAATCTTCTTGTGAAGCTTTTCCTCTTTCCAGAACCTGGCACTATTCTCTCCTTGTACTTCATTCATTTCACCAGACCCCTCCCCCGTCACTGCCATCAGCTGTGTTCATCCCCTCGGTCCCATCTTCTTTTAGTTCAAGGAACTTTTATTCCCATATGGGTCTGatgattttcttccattcttggcTTCTCTCCCCACTGTGATCCCGGTTAGGATCACAGACCCTGAGTCTTCTGGGTTCATCTCCCTTAGACCTCAGGCTTTTCTTGGCTTCATCTCTTTGTCCTTCTGCATTGGGTTTCGGTCGTTTTCTGAACTGGGGGTCATGGTGTCAGCTCTTCTGCCTCAGGGTCTGTTATGAGGactgccattgaattccatatgTTTGGAGTGTCACGATTTCAGTCTCCAGGAACCCAAggtgttttccttt includes:
- the KRTAP10-5 gene encoding keratin-associated protein 10-5; the protein is MAASTMSVCSSACSDSWRVDDCPESCCEPPCCTPSCCAPAPCLTLVCTPVSCVSSPCCQVACEPSPCQSGCTSSCMPSCCQPACCASSPCQQACCVPVCCRPVCCLPTCSKDSSSCCQQSSCQPTCCASSSCQQSCCVPVCCKPVCCVPTCSEDSSSCCQQSSCQPACCTSSPCQQSCYVPVCCKSVCCKPICCVPVCSGASSSCCQQSSCQPACCTTSCCRPSSSVSLLCRPVCRPACCVPISSCCAPVSSCQASCCRPASCVSLLCRPACSRLAC